From the genome of Candidatus Limnocylindria bacterium, one region includes:
- a CDS encoding sugar ABC transporter permease, whose product MMRMRARTEDILPFALLLPSLVYLGLLILIPMVQALLLAVQADNGALTTEFFERMTGDVNFSDAWRNTLLLLVLIVPLQIVLALAMALLIHSRFKGHGIFLYIYAIPLAISDLAAGILWLSVFTERGYLNTIGQGVGIIGTPPVYLSFENFGGLLAAIVIAESWRATAIVMVILVAGLQLIPRDYFEAADLFGANRIRRTLHVVLPLLRPSLQSALIIRTIFAFQTFAVVLALAGRNLPVIAAEAYSWYANNRNAHLAATYALLLMGLTIAFTIVYLRVLGLREAEVKRA is encoded by the coding sequence ATGATGCGGATGCGAGCGCGAACGGAAGACATCCTTCCGTTCGCGCTCCTCCTACCGTCGCTGGTCTACCTCGGCCTGCTGATCCTCATCCCGATGGTGCAGGCCCTGCTGCTGGCCGTCCAGGCGGACAACGGCGCGCTCACCACCGAGTTCTTCGAGCGCATGACGGGCGATGTCAACTTCAGCGACGCCTGGCGGAACACGCTGCTCCTGCTCGTCCTGATCGTTCCGCTGCAGATCGTCCTCGCGCTGGCGATGGCCCTGCTCATCCACTCGCGCTTCAAAGGCCACGGCATCTTCCTCTACATCTACGCGATCCCGCTGGCGATCTCCGATCTCGCCGCGGGCATCCTCTGGCTCTCGGTCTTCACCGAGCGTGGCTATCTCAACACCATCGGCCAGGGCGTCGGCATCATCGGGACGCCGCCCGTCTACTTGTCGTTCGAGAACTTCGGCGGCCTTCTCGCAGCGATCGTCATCGCTGAGTCGTGGCGCGCGACGGCGATCGTCATGGTCATCCTCGTCGCGGGCCTGCAACTCATCCCACGCGACTACTTCGAAGCCGCCGATCTCTTCGGCGCGAACCGCATCCGCCGCACGCTCCACGTCGTCCTGCCGCTCCTGCGGCCGAGCCTCCAGTCGGCGCTGATCATCCGCACGATCTTTGCGTTCCAAACGTTCGCGGTCGTGCTCGCGCTGGCCGGGCGCAATCTCCCGGTCATCGCCGCCGAGGCGTATAGCTGGTACGCGAACAACCGCAATGCGCACCTCGCCGCGACATACGCGCTGCTCCTGATGGGCCTGACGATCGCGTTCACGATCGTCTACCTCCGCGTCCTGGGCCTCCGCGAGGCCGAGGTGAAGCGCGCATGA
- a CDS encoding oxidoreductase, whose product VAFECTGSTRALNEAIRVVRRRGTVVAVGFYQGEAAGLFLGDEFHHNGVEVRSGQIGNLHPRWEIGALRAFGIDLACRGAVILGGLPRVSVPVEEAADAFGLLARPADVLQVAFSYRAA is encoded by the coding sequence GTCGCGTTCGAGTGCACGGGCAGCACACGAGCGCTGAACGAGGCTATCCGTGTCGTCCGCCGGCGCGGCACCGTTGTCGCGGTCGGCTTCTACCAAGGCGAGGCCGCCGGGCTGTTCCTTGGAGACGAGTTCCACCACAACGGCGTCGAAGTGCGGTCAGGCCAGATCGGGAATCTGCATCCGCGCTGGGAGATCGGCGCCCTGCGCGCGTTCGGCATCGACCTCGCGTGCCGTGGTGCGGTGATCCTCGGCGGCTTGCCGCGTGTATCAGTACCAGTCGAGGAAGCCGCCGATGCCTTCGGGCTGCTCGCGCGACCCGCGGATGTTCTGCAAGTCGCGTTTTCGTACCGAGCGGCATAG
- a CDS encoding carbohydrate ABC transporter permease, which translates to MNARTWDRTLIYGSAILLALWVVVPFYLIFLSAFSRPDDVFVYPKPLLPTNFSTATMEFFLQSTGVFASVINSIAVAVITIVLSLALGAPAGYALARFTFRGRQGFQLIVLATKMFPVAILSIPLAVTFVKLGLYDNVFGVALVHTAMALPFVILVTLGVFAGVSNELEEAAMTLGCSRFTAFLRIALPLALPGLAAAAIFTFVISWNEVFAASILTLRQRTLPAQVLSALQQSPLYFKFAGGFFMVMPAVVFIFFMRRYLLNLWGGR; encoded by the coding sequence ATGAACGCACGCACGTGGGATCGGACACTGATCTACGGGAGCGCGATCCTGCTCGCACTCTGGGTCGTCGTGCCGTTCTACCTGATCTTCCTTTCGGCGTTCAGCCGCCCGGACGACGTCTTCGTCTACCCGAAGCCACTCCTACCCACGAACTTCTCGACCGCGACGATGGAGTTCTTCCTGCAGTCGACCGGCGTGTTCGCCTCGGTCATCAACAGCATCGCCGTCGCGGTCATCACGATCGTCCTCAGCCTCGCGCTCGGCGCTCCGGCAGGCTACGCGCTCGCGCGCTTCACCTTCCGCGGACGGCAGGGCTTCCAGCTGATCGTGCTCGCCACGAAGATGTTCCCGGTCGCGATCCTCTCCATCCCCCTCGCCGTGACCTTCGTGAAGCTCGGTCTGTACGACAACGTGTTCGGCGTCGCGCTGGTCCACACCGCGATGGCGCTGCCCTTTGTGATCCTCGTGACGCTCGGCGTGTTCGCCGGCGTCTCGAACGAGCTCGAAGAGGCGGCGATGACGCTGGGCTGCTCACGCTTCACGGCGTTCCTACGCATTGCGCTCCCACTCGCGCTGCCCGGACTCGCCGCGGCGGCGATCTTCACGTTCGTGATCTCATGGAACGAGGTCTTCGCGGCGTCGATCCTCACGCTCCGCCAACGTACCCTGCCGGCGCAGGTGCTATCCGCGCTGCAGCAGTCGCCGCTGTACTTCAAGTTCGCGGGCGGATTCTTCATGGTCATGCCAGCGGTCGTCTTCATCTTCTTCATGCGCCGGTATCTCCTGAACCTGTGGGGAGGGCGCTGA
- a CDS encoding ABC transporter substrate-binding protein, translating into MRRSRGLRAYGIAGALAILLTACSTTGAPTGGGAPTATGPTATDAGKSFVFASTQFSPVTEQEAMRKKILAAWNGASVEFITDQEPVIIDRITVESKAGGTGQIGIVGLENGQYGSLVAANYLNDLSKVVTRNADKKINSDMLTLGKFGGSTQLYVPWMQATYFLAANKKALQYLPAGADVNALTYDQLIAWAKNIFEKTGQKRFGWPVGTNGLIHRLLQGYWYPSFTGGLVTTYKSAEAAAMWGKIKELWQYSNPQSTTYAFLQEPLQSEEVWVGIDHAARLINVLKAKPDDFIAAPAPAGPKGRYYMSVVIGLGIPKTTPNASGAENLIDYLLKPETQITTLRENSFFPVTNVTMPTDLDKGLKLEADAVAKQAAASDAKVVPLPVGLGAKGGDFNTAILNTFQRIIVKGEDIQTVLNEQAAIINKVMTDANAKCWGPDGTSTGPCQVK; encoded by the coding sequence ATGAGACGTTCCCGTGGCCTGCGCGCGTACGGCATCGCCGGCGCGCTCGCGATCCTTCTCACCGCGTGCTCCACAACAGGCGCCCCGACGGGCGGCGGCGCACCGACCGCTACCGGCCCGACCGCGACCGATGCGGGTAAGAGCTTCGTCTTTGCTTCGACGCAGTTCTCGCCGGTCACCGAGCAGGAAGCGATGCGCAAGAAGATCCTCGCCGCCTGGAACGGCGCATCCGTCGAGTTCATCACCGACCAGGAGCCCGTGATCATCGACCGCATCACGGTCGAGTCGAAGGCCGGCGGCACGGGTCAGATCGGGATCGTCGGACTCGAGAACGGACAGTACGGCTCGCTCGTCGCCGCGAACTACCTGAACGACCTTTCGAAGGTGGTCACGCGGAACGCCGACAAGAAGATCAACAGCGATATGCTCACGCTGGGCAAGTTCGGCGGCAGCACACAGCTGTACGTGCCGTGGATGCAGGCGACGTACTTCCTCGCCGCGAACAAGAAGGCGCTGCAATACCTGCCTGCCGGCGCCGACGTCAACGCCCTCACCTACGACCAACTCATCGCGTGGGCCAAGAACATCTTCGAGAAGACCGGACAGAAGCGGTTCGGGTGGCCGGTCGGGACGAACGGCCTCATCCACCGTCTGCTCCAGGGTTACTGGTATCCGTCGTTCACCGGCGGACTCGTGACCACCTACAAGAGCGCCGAGGCCGCGGCGATGTGGGGGAAGATCAAGGAGCTCTGGCAGTACTCCAATCCGCAGTCGACCACCTATGCCTTCCTGCAGGAGCCGCTGCAGTCCGAAGAGGTGTGGGTCGGCATCGACCACGCCGCACGGCTGATCAACGTCCTCAAAGCGAAGCCCGATGACTTCATCGCGGCGCCCGCGCCCGCCGGCCCCAAGGGCCGCTACTACATGAGCGTCGTCATCGGTCTCGGGATCCCGAAGACGACACCGAACGCGAGTGGGGCGGAGAACCTCATCGACTACCTGCTCAAGCCCGAGACGCAGATCACCACGCTTCGCGAGAACAGCTTCTTCCCAGTGACGAACGTCACGATGCCGACCGACCTCGACAAGGGACTCAAGCTCGAGGCCGATGCCGTAGCGAAGCAGGCGGCGGCGAGTGACGCCAAGGTCGTGCCGCTGCCCGTCGGCCTCGGTGCCAAGGGCGGCGACTTCAACACCGCCATCCTCAACACCTTCCAGCGGATCATCGTGAAGGGCGAGGACATCCAGACCGTGCTCAACGAGCAGGCGGCCATCATCAACAAGGTCATGACCGACGCGAATGCGAAGTGCTGGGGGCCGGACGGAACGTCCACCGGCCCCTGCCAGGTGAAGTGA